AGCATATTAATATCATCTTACATAAGCATGTTACTAATTTCTCTTTTTTTACGAGGAGAAGGCATGTTAATGATCTTTTAAAATACTGAATGATACTATTGTAATGAAATTAAACAGACGTAAATTCATAAAAAGAATACTTGTTGCCGCTGCAGCTATTGAAGCATTTTTTTTGGTAAGAGGTAGTGTTAGTAAAACAACTATATCAGCAAAAAAAACCAACTTATTTAATGCTGGTAAGGCTGATTCTTTCGAAAAAGATAAACTATATCCATTTTTAACAGGACAATTCTTTTTAAAACGATACGAAGATGGTGGTTTTTTAGCCATGTCGATAAAATGTACTCACCTTGGGTGTGTGGTAAACACAAATGCTAAAACAGGAGGATTTAATTGTCCTTGTCATGCTTCTCAGTTTAACA
This genomic interval from uncultured Marinifilum sp. contains the following:
- a CDS encoding Rieske (2Fe-2S) protein encodes the protein MKLNRRKFIKRILVAAAAIEAFFLVRGSVSKTTISAKKTNLFNAGKADSFEKDKLYPFLTGQFFLKRYEDGGFLAMSIKCTHLGCVVNTNAKTGGFNCPCHASQFNKFGEVLAAPATRPLDTFPITIENGELFIDTSKPTRRTSFNKSQLTYL